From one Dysidea avara chromosome 9, odDysAvar1.4, whole genome shotgun sequence genomic stretch:
- the LOC136265698 gene encoding leucine-rich repeat serine/threonine-protein kinase 2-like isoform X1 — MAHEASESLHMLCRNGNYEQISQFIRTCEDLPSQLAHHQGVFGYTPLHEAASSGHLNALDLLLHHGGDVNCLTNTGCTPVHLASSSGHLNVLKILLHHGSDVNCLTNTGCTPLHLAASGHHIDCIMLLLAYGANDSIVDNDGKTPLQTTMYSGKGLKKLSDSADIIKTTRSDNLNHTEMLSTIKNQLVENCFNYALIAAVVSGRHRNVTHLILHGASNIDKALEESRRLQRHAVTVTLLIIKAAIENDQILILKLYGEDVHRLPTIIPLTEEDNLVVFQRLVCEVDTKVPIEIAKQHNASAVMEELLMRTGINMHGSTVLWSHLQLADLKLYWLLRISCFKDLKLAHNMLTSLPLEIGSYLKQCTKLDLQGNLISKIPPCLLELPNITDLNLSRNNIVKIPKIPEWSVSLLILDLSYNRLNNLPDSAVASGLEQLNISHNQFHTIPICVCSFICLTTLNIAYNSGIRALPPELSQLKNLSSLTLDGLNNLKYPPKKECVTTAKCIRFLSSQLHTKREYYHMKLVLLGKKGVGKSTLVARLLDEQISKWTMHSLNVYKWEYAPSFNEKIFYFTFWDFIGQEEVCNIICPCFLSKRSLFLLVWDVTDGYSGVAELKLWLKVISVRAPNSCVIVVGTFLDQVSKEDRQSGKIDDILGKLLELTAQYKDLNFTYITAVGLQGKMENVIKLKNYIYNAASEYKMNNQYVMGAKIPLSYHTLIDKLATIRHKVKEGEHKPIMHAVDFKKMVRDLNLVDIQDDEDLRNVTQFLHEDGALLHYDDWRNNLDDLYFVDPQWLYSVIYSFVVSVKQSYHHVKAEIWKSKDISLFYGDGYYFQQGLTLLDILGIALPLDNEYERVLLPFLLPKDRPMMPPKDKDCFKYFIVFRSLVFNCYSPTPLGLWSRLVSHVMYKIKEVMSIINKQIIIEEIGGSLVYWRTGLFYSVNSLFFIVEGLTDGIKNEEGVLIMCSRTAEGQKILGKLVDVVKQICEWYPKPHVQAYQYVPCHKCVEAGITSPCILNVCQLMVTLIYDHKLIIECANFHKVQILDLAPDLLMADLDPAFYLNDNEVIYYKENVLGSEELKTVYQGEYRGQPVAVKLYIMRIIEFKSIELKETFARLQLESRMLQQLHHPCLVRMIGVIVHPTVSLVLERAPQGRLHTILMNDQISFSRLVTYRIAIQVVSALHYLHSVNFIHCNLKASDVILWSLSPDHLINCKISDFDLAYHANPGGSIGLHRRTYEFIAPEVAYINHAKEWSIYDHRIDIFSFGTFLYELIVGHHPFQDFPKPKIKAFIKGQWRPQLQNIPGANTSLFYMYSVMKTCWAHKLMERPTTQVIIKWLSAPALQMVMSVTPIESRYSINSGCIVTPDLSSAAATSGEIWICCDTITGFELNIYKTNTMQKVADKFVNNNQVCCIKQCGAHVWVPSLEDGVVSIFNQNSKDLVHTIQLEGDTVSCITNCDQLVYMGTVEGHCYAYPIDIHTITPCYKHVSDHCIDGVVVTETYLWASAYNQIYFLNSESLELISFQKRPKNTEALVGKMMLSDNEDQVWSAHLGGVIMSLWDAHQRVHLCDVDVGVIAEEKCHVGDHRDQIITAMCTGLDTVWIGLASGHIIVFGMNPPGEVLTYFRPYHSYVRFLSAVNYPGSCEKEKKFMMLSGGKMYQPDDSFKELPDYPRKDRRGQPVDTAGVAILWEVIPAKYVRQLHYLRDGEAWSSYDMLKKAMIDTGFTESLKYCHPTPNNSSTAAVPHNDTPDNGTTDHQQVVKEQDDDTLCDGAAINAHNNVTSQSEQLSANLPSGEQLTVTYEQPVVVNSSTS; from the exons ATGGCGCATGAGGCCAGTGAATCCCTCCATATGTTATGCAGGAATGGAAACTATGAACAAATCAGTCAGTTTATTAGGACTTGTGAAGACCTACCTTCACAGTTGGCTCATCATCAAGGAGTATTTGGGTATACACCATTACATGAAGCAGCTAGTAGTGGTCACTTGAATGCTTTAGATTTACTATTACATCATGGTGGTGATGTCAACTGTCTAACCAACACTGGCTGTACTCCAGTACATCTAGCAAGTAGTAGTGGTCACCTGAATGTATTAAAGATACTCTTACATCATGGTAGTGATGTCAACTGTCTCACCAACACTGGTTGTACCCCACTACATCTAGCAGCATCTGGACATCATATAGACTGTATAATGTTGTTGTTAGCTTATGGTGCTAATGACTCCATTGTTGATAATGATGGAAAAACTCCTCTACAGACAACAATGTATAGCGGAAAAGGTTTAAAGAAGCTATCAGATAGTGCAG ATATCATCAAAACTACAAGGAGTGATAACCTAAACCATACCGAGATGCTAAGCACGATTAAAAACCAGCTGGTAGAAAACTGCTTTAACTATGCATTGATAGCTGCAGTAGTGAGTGGCAGGCATCGCAATGTTACACACTTGATCCTGCATGGAGCATCAAATATTGACAAAGCTCTGGAGGAGAGTCGAAGATTACAAAGACATGCTGTAACTGTAACACTTCTCATCATCAAGGCAGCCATAGAGAATGATCAGATACTAATCTTAAAACTATATGGTGAGGATGTACACAGGTTACCTACTATAATACCATTGACAGAGGAGGATAATTTGGTAGTTTTTCAACGCTTGGTATGTGAAGTTGATACTAAGGTACCCATAGAAATTGCAAAACAACATAATGCATCTGCTGTGATGGAGGAGTTGTTAATGAGGACAGGCATTAATATGCATGGCAGCACAGTATTGTGGTCTCATCTGCAATTGGCAGATCTCAAACTATATTGGTTACTGAGAATCTCCTGTTTTAAAGACCTCAAGTTAGCTCATAATATGTTGACTTCGCTACCCCTAGAAATAGGTAGTTACTTAAAACAGTGTACCAAACTTGACTTACAGGGTAATTTAATATCTAAAATTCCCCCCTGCTTACTAGAGTTGCCAAATATCACTGACCTGAATCTGTCACGCAATAATATTGTAAAGATACCTAAAATACCAGAATGGTCTGTTTCTCTGTTGATACTTGACTTGTCTTACAATCGTTTAAATAACTTACCTGATTCTGCAGTGGCATCTGGCTTAGAGCAACTGAATATCAGTCATAATCAGTTTCATACCATTCCTATTTGTGTGTGTTCATTTATTTGCCTTACCACACTCAACATTGCATATAACTCAGGTATACGTGCTCTTCCACCTGAGCTAAGTCAACTTAAGAATCTTTCTTCTCTTACCTTGGATGGCCTGAATAATCTCAAGTATCCTCCAAAGAAAGAATGTGTCACCACAGCTAAATGTATCAGGTTTCTTAGCAGTCAACTGCACACAAAACGTGAATACTATCACATGAAGTTGGTTCTACTTGGTAAGAAGGGAGTAGGGAAGTCCACACTTGTAGCTCGATTACTTGATGAACAAATTAGTAAATGGACAATGCATTCTCTAAATGTTTACAAGTGGGAATATGCTCCATCATTCAATGAGAAAATCTTCTATTTTACCTTTTGGGATTTTATAGGCCAAGAGGAAGTTTGTAATATAATATGTCCGTGTTTTTTGTCCAAGCGATCATTGTTCTTGCTGGTGTGGGATGTCACAGATGGATATTCTGGAGTTGCTGAATTAAAGCTGTGGCTTAAAGTTATTTCTGTAAGAGCTCCAAATTCTTGTGTTATTGTTGTGGGAACATTTCTTGATCAAGTGTCTAAGGAAGACCGTCAGTCAGGAAAGATTGATGATATATTAGGAAAACTATTGGAGCTTACTGCACAGTATAAAGATCTTAATTTTACATATATCACTGCAGTTGGATTACAAGGTAAAATGGAAAATGTGATAAAACTAAAGAATTACATCTACAATGCTGCTTCAGAGTACAAAATGAATAATCAGTATGTGATGGGTGCCAAGATTCCACTCAGTTATCACACACTGATAGACAAGTTGGCCACTATCCGCCACAAAGTAAAGGAAGGAGAACATAAACCAATAATGCATGCTGTAGATTTTAAGAAGATGGTGAGGGATCTTAATCTGGTAGATATCCAGGATGATGAGGATCTACGTAACGTTACTCAGTTTTTACATGAAGATGGTGCTCTACTACATTATGATGATTGGAGAAACAATCTTGATGACTTGTACTTTGTTGATCCTCAGTGGTTGTATAGTGTTATATATTCTTTTGTTGTCAGTGTCAAACAGAGTTATCATCATGTAAAAGCAGAAATCTGGAAGAGTAAAGATATTTCTCTTTTTTATGGAGATGGCTATTATTTTCAACAAGGTCTTACATTGCTTGACATACTTGGAATTGCCTTGCCACTTGACAATGAATATGAAAGAGTTTTGTTGCCTTTTTTGCTACCTAAAGATCGCCCTATGATGCCGCCAAAAGACAAAGATTGCTTTAAGTATTTCATTGTTTTTCGTTCCTTAGTGTTTAACTGTTATAGTCCAACTCCCCTAGGCTTGTGGAGTCGGCTAGTTTCTCATGTCATGTACAAGATCAAGGAAGTAATGAgcataataaataaacaaataataattgaAGAAATTGGAGGAAGCTTGGTATATTGGAGGACAGGGCTATTCTACAGCGTTAACAGTTTGTTTTTCATTGTTGAAGGCTTGACAGATGGCATCAAAAATGAGGAAGGAGTTTTAATCATGTGTTCACGAACAGCTGAAGGTCAGAAAATATTAGGCAAATTAGTTGATGTTGTAAAACAGATTTGTGAATGGTATCCTAAGCCACATGTGCAAGCTTACCAATATGTTCCCTGTCACAAATGTGTTGAAGCAGGTATTACCTCTCCATGTATACTCAATGTGTGTCAGTTAATGGTAACTCTGATTTATGATCACAAGTTAATCATAGAGTGTGCCAATTTCCATAAGGTACAAATATTAGATCTTGCTCCTGATCTGCTCATGGCTGACCTTGACCCAGCATTTTACCTTAATGATAATGAAGTTATTTACTACAAAGAGAATGTGTTAGGAAGTGAGGAGCTTAAGACAGTTTATCAGGGAGAATACAGAGGTCAGCCAGTGGCTGTAAAACTCTATATTATGCGTATAATAGAGTTCAAATCAATAGAACTAAAAGAAACATTTGCAAGGCTGCAATTAGAGAGTAGAATGTTGCAACAATTGCACCATCCTTGTCTGGTTCGCATGATTGGTGTAATTGTACATCCTACAGTATCACTAGTACTGGAAAGGGCTCCTCAAGGGAGATTACACACAATATTAATGAATGATCAAATTTCATTTTCAAGATTAGTTACCTATCGTATTGCTATTCAAGTAGTATCTGCACTTCATTATCTTCACAGCGTCAACTTTATTCATTGTAACCTGAAGGCTAGTGATGTAATATTGTGGTCACTATCACCAGATCATTTGATAAACTGTAAAATTAGTGACTTTGATTTAGCCTACCATGCTAATCCTGGGGGATCAATTGGTCTTCATAGACGTACTTATGAATTCATTGCTCCTGAAGTTGCATATATCAATCATGCCAAGGAATGGTCCATATATGATCACAGAATAGACATATTTTCTTTTGGTACTTTTCTTTACGAGCTTATAGTTGGTCACCATCCTTTTCAGGATTTTCCAAAACCTAAAATCAAAGCATTTATAAAAGGACAATGGAGACCACAATTACAAAACATTCCAGGTGCTAATACTAGTCTATTTTATATGTATTCTGTTATGAAAACGTGTTGGGCACATAAACTCATGGAGCGGCCAACAACCCAGGTGATTATTAAGTGGCTAAGTGCCCCTGCACTACAAATGGTTATGAGTGTGACACCTATTGAGAGCAGGTACTCCATTAATAGTGGCTGTATTGTCACTCCAGATCTGAGCAGTGCAGCTGCTACAAGTGGAGAAATTTGGATTTGTTGTGATACCATAACAGGATTTGAACTAAACATTTATAAAACAAATACCATGCAGAAGGTTGCAGACAAATTTGTGAATAATAATCAGGTATGCTGTATAAAGCAGTGTGGTGCACATGTATGGGTACCTAGCTTGGAAGATGGAGTGGTGAGTATCTTTAACCAAAACAGTAAGGACTTGGTCCACACTATTCAGCTTGAAGGAGATACTGTATCTTGCATCACCAATTGTGATCAATTAGTGTATATGGGCACAGTGGAAGGTCACTGCTATGCATATCCCATAGATATACATACTATCACACCATGTTACAAGCATGTATCGGATCACTGCATTGATGGAGTGGTGGTGACTGAAACTTATCTGTGGGCATCAGCTTACAACCAGATTTATTTTTTGAATTCTGAAAGTCTTGAGTTGATAAGTTTTCAGAAGAGACCAAAGAACACAGAAGCTTTAGTTGGTAAGATGATGTTATCAGATAATGAGGATCAGGTGTGGAGTGCTCACCTTGGAGGTGTCATAATGTCATTATGGGATGCTCACCAACGTGTACACTTGTGTGATGTTGATGTGGGTGTTATAGCTGAGGAGAAGTGTCATGTTGGTGATCATAGAGATCAAATAATCACTGCCATGTGTACTGGTCTTGATACTGTATGGATTGGTCTAGCCAGTGGACACATCATTGTGTTTGGTATGAACCCTCCAGGTGAAGTACTGACATATTTCAGACCTTACCACAGTTATGTACGTTTTCTGTCTGCTGTCAACTACCCTGGTTCTTGTGAGAAAGAGAAAAAATTTATGATGTTGAGCGGTGGGAAAATGTACCAACCTGATGACAGCTTTAAGGAATTACCAGATTACCCACGTAAGGACAGAAGGGGTCAACCCGTGGACACTGCTGGGGTTGCTATATTATGGGAAGTTATACCAGCGAAGTATGTACGTCAATTACACTACCTGAGGGATGGTGAGGCATGGTCAAGCTATGATATGCTTAAAAAGGCAATGATAGATACTGGGTTTACAGAGTCATTAAAATACTGTCATCCCACACCAAATAAttcatcaactgctgcagtcCCTCACAATGATACACCAGACAATGGTACAACTGATCATCAACAAGTTGTCAAAGAACAAGACGATGATACTTTATGTGATGGTGCTGCTATTAATGCACACAATAATGTTACTTCACAATCAGAACAACTATCAGCTAACCTTCCCAGTGGTGAACAGCTGACAGTAACATATGAACAACCAGTCGTTGTAAATAGTTCAACTAGCTAG
- the LOC136265698 gene encoding leucine-rich repeat serine/threonine-protein kinase 2-like isoform X2, with protein MLSTIKNQLVENCFNYALIAAVVSGRHRNVTHLILHGASNIDKALEESRRLQRHAVTVTLLIIKAAIENDQILILKLYGEDVHRLPTIIPLTEEDNLVVFQRLVCEVDTKVPIEIAKQHNASAVMEELLMRTGINMHGSTVLWSHLQLADLKLYWLLRISCFKDLKLAHNMLTSLPLEIGSYLKQCTKLDLQGNLISKIPPCLLELPNITDLNLSRNNIVKIPKIPEWSVSLLILDLSYNRLNNLPDSAVASGLEQLNISHNQFHTIPICVCSFICLTTLNIAYNSGIRALPPELSQLKNLSSLTLDGLNNLKYPPKKECVTTAKCIRFLSSQLHTKREYYHMKLVLLGKKGVGKSTLVARLLDEQISKWTMHSLNVYKWEYAPSFNEKIFYFTFWDFIGQEEVCNIICPCFLSKRSLFLLVWDVTDGYSGVAELKLWLKVISVRAPNSCVIVVGTFLDQVSKEDRQSGKIDDILGKLLELTAQYKDLNFTYITAVGLQGKMENVIKLKNYIYNAASEYKMNNQYVMGAKIPLSYHTLIDKLATIRHKVKEGEHKPIMHAVDFKKMVRDLNLVDIQDDEDLRNVTQFLHEDGALLHYDDWRNNLDDLYFVDPQWLYSVIYSFVVSVKQSYHHVKAEIWKSKDISLFYGDGYYFQQGLTLLDILGIALPLDNEYERVLLPFLLPKDRPMMPPKDKDCFKYFIVFRSLVFNCYSPTPLGLWSRLVSHVMYKIKEVMSIINKQIIIEEIGGSLVYWRTGLFYSVNSLFFIVEGLTDGIKNEEGVLIMCSRTAEGQKILGKLVDVVKQICEWYPKPHVQAYQYVPCHKCVEAGITSPCILNVCQLMVTLIYDHKLIIECANFHKVQILDLAPDLLMADLDPAFYLNDNEVIYYKENVLGSEELKTVYQGEYRGQPVAVKLYIMRIIEFKSIELKETFARLQLESRMLQQLHHPCLVRMIGVIVHPTVSLVLERAPQGRLHTILMNDQISFSRLVTYRIAIQVVSALHYLHSVNFIHCNLKASDVILWSLSPDHLINCKISDFDLAYHANPGGSIGLHRRTYEFIAPEVAYINHAKEWSIYDHRIDIFSFGTFLYELIVGHHPFQDFPKPKIKAFIKGQWRPQLQNIPGANTSLFYMYSVMKTCWAHKLMERPTTQVIIKWLSAPALQMVMSVTPIESRYSINSGCIVTPDLSSAAATSGEIWICCDTITGFELNIYKTNTMQKVADKFVNNNQVCCIKQCGAHVWVPSLEDGVVSIFNQNSKDLVHTIQLEGDTVSCITNCDQLVYMGTVEGHCYAYPIDIHTITPCYKHVSDHCIDGVVVTETYLWASAYNQIYFLNSESLELISFQKRPKNTEALVGKMMLSDNEDQVWSAHLGGVIMSLWDAHQRVHLCDVDVGVIAEEKCHVGDHRDQIITAMCTGLDTVWIGLASGHIIVFGMNPPGEVLTYFRPYHSYVRFLSAVNYPGSCEKEKKFMMLSGGKMYQPDDSFKELPDYPRKDRRGQPVDTAGVAILWEVIPAKYVRQLHYLRDGEAWSSYDMLKKAMIDTGFTESLKYCHPTPNNSSTAAVPHNDTPDNGTTDHQQVVKEQDDDTLCDGAAINAHNNVTSQSEQLSANLPSGEQLTVTYEQPVVVNSSTS; from the coding sequence ATGCTAAGCACGATTAAAAACCAGCTGGTAGAAAACTGCTTTAACTATGCATTGATAGCTGCAGTAGTGAGTGGCAGGCATCGCAATGTTACACACTTGATCCTGCATGGAGCATCAAATATTGACAAAGCTCTGGAGGAGAGTCGAAGATTACAAAGACATGCTGTAACTGTAACACTTCTCATCATCAAGGCAGCCATAGAGAATGATCAGATACTAATCTTAAAACTATATGGTGAGGATGTACACAGGTTACCTACTATAATACCATTGACAGAGGAGGATAATTTGGTAGTTTTTCAACGCTTGGTATGTGAAGTTGATACTAAGGTACCCATAGAAATTGCAAAACAACATAATGCATCTGCTGTGATGGAGGAGTTGTTAATGAGGACAGGCATTAATATGCATGGCAGCACAGTATTGTGGTCTCATCTGCAATTGGCAGATCTCAAACTATATTGGTTACTGAGAATCTCCTGTTTTAAAGACCTCAAGTTAGCTCATAATATGTTGACTTCGCTACCCCTAGAAATAGGTAGTTACTTAAAACAGTGTACCAAACTTGACTTACAGGGTAATTTAATATCTAAAATTCCCCCCTGCTTACTAGAGTTGCCAAATATCACTGACCTGAATCTGTCACGCAATAATATTGTAAAGATACCTAAAATACCAGAATGGTCTGTTTCTCTGTTGATACTTGACTTGTCTTACAATCGTTTAAATAACTTACCTGATTCTGCAGTGGCATCTGGCTTAGAGCAACTGAATATCAGTCATAATCAGTTTCATACCATTCCTATTTGTGTGTGTTCATTTATTTGCCTTACCACACTCAACATTGCATATAACTCAGGTATACGTGCTCTTCCACCTGAGCTAAGTCAACTTAAGAATCTTTCTTCTCTTACCTTGGATGGCCTGAATAATCTCAAGTATCCTCCAAAGAAAGAATGTGTCACCACAGCTAAATGTATCAGGTTTCTTAGCAGTCAACTGCACACAAAACGTGAATACTATCACATGAAGTTGGTTCTACTTGGTAAGAAGGGAGTAGGGAAGTCCACACTTGTAGCTCGATTACTTGATGAACAAATTAGTAAATGGACAATGCATTCTCTAAATGTTTACAAGTGGGAATATGCTCCATCATTCAATGAGAAAATCTTCTATTTTACCTTTTGGGATTTTATAGGCCAAGAGGAAGTTTGTAATATAATATGTCCGTGTTTTTTGTCCAAGCGATCATTGTTCTTGCTGGTGTGGGATGTCACAGATGGATATTCTGGAGTTGCTGAATTAAAGCTGTGGCTTAAAGTTATTTCTGTAAGAGCTCCAAATTCTTGTGTTATTGTTGTGGGAACATTTCTTGATCAAGTGTCTAAGGAAGACCGTCAGTCAGGAAAGATTGATGATATATTAGGAAAACTATTGGAGCTTACTGCACAGTATAAAGATCTTAATTTTACATATATCACTGCAGTTGGATTACAAGGTAAAATGGAAAATGTGATAAAACTAAAGAATTACATCTACAATGCTGCTTCAGAGTACAAAATGAATAATCAGTATGTGATGGGTGCCAAGATTCCACTCAGTTATCACACACTGATAGACAAGTTGGCCACTATCCGCCACAAAGTAAAGGAAGGAGAACATAAACCAATAATGCATGCTGTAGATTTTAAGAAGATGGTGAGGGATCTTAATCTGGTAGATATCCAGGATGATGAGGATCTACGTAACGTTACTCAGTTTTTACATGAAGATGGTGCTCTACTACATTATGATGATTGGAGAAACAATCTTGATGACTTGTACTTTGTTGATCCTCAGTGGTTGTATAGTGTTATATATTCTTTTGTTGTCAGTGTCAAACAGAGTTATCATCATGTAAAAGCAGAAATCTGGAAGAGTAAAGATATTTCTCTTTTTTATGGAGATGGCTATTATTTTCAACAAGGTCTTACATTGCTTGACATACTTGGAATTGCCTTGCCACTTGACAATGAATATGAAAGAGTTTTGTTGCCTTTTTTGCTACCTAAAGATCGCCCTATGATGCCGCCAAAAGACAAAGATTGCTTTAAGTATTTCATTGTTTTTCGTTCCTTAGTGTTTAACTGTTATAGTCCAACTCCCCTAGGCTTGTGGAGTCGGCTAGTTTCTCATGTCATGTACAAGATCAAGGAAGTAATGAgcataataaataaacaaataataattgaAGAAATTGGAGGAAGCTTGGTATATTGGAGGACAGGGCTATTCTACAGCGTTAACAGTTTGTTTTTCATTGTTGAAGGCTTGACAGATGGCATCAAAAATGAGGAAGGAGTTTTAATCATGTGTTCACGAACAGCTGAAGGTCAGAAAATATTAGGCAAATTAGTTGATGTTGTAAAACAGATTTGTGAATGGTATCCTAAGCCACATGTGCAAGCTTACCAATATGTTCCCTGTCACAAATGTGTTGAAGCAGGTATTACCTCTCCATGTATACTCAATGTGTGTCAGTTAATGGTAACTCTGATTTATGATCACAAGTTAATCATAGAGTGTGCCAATTTCCATAAGGTACAAATATTAGATCTTGCTCCTGATCTGCTCATGGCTGACCTTGACCCAGCATTTTACCTTAATGATAATGAAGTTATTTACTACAAAGAGAATGTGTTAGGAAGTGAGGAGCTTAAGACAGTTTATCAGGGAGAATACAGAGGTCAGCCAGTGGCTGTAAAACTCTATATTATGCGTATAATAGAGTTCAAATCAATAGAACTAAAAGAAACATTTGCAAGGCTGCAATTAGAGAGTAGAATGTTGCAACAATTGCACCATCCTTGTCTGGTTCGCATGATTGGTGTAATTGTACATCCTACAGTATCACTAGTACTGGAAAGGGCTCCTCAAGGGAGATTACACACAATATTAATGAATGATCAAATTTCATTTTCAAGATTAGTTACCTATCGTATTGCTATTCAAGTAGTATCTGCACTTCATTATCTTCACAGCGTCAACTTTATTCATTGTAACCTGAAGGCTAGTGATGTAATATTGTGGTCACTATCACCAGATCATTTGATAAACTGTAAAATTAGTGACTTTGATTTAGCCTACCATGCTAATCCTGGGGGATCAATTGGTCTTCATAGACGTACTTATGAATTCATTGCTCCTGAAGTTGCATATATCAATCATGCCAAGGAATGGTCCATATATGATCACAGAATAGACATATTTTCTTTTGGTACTTTTCTTTACGAGCTTATAGTTGGTCACCATCCTTTTCAGGATTTTCCAAAACCTAAAATCAAAGCATTTATAAAAGGACAATGGAGACCACAATTACAAAACATTCCAGGTGCTAATACTAGTCTATTTTATATGTATTCTGTTATGAAAACGTGTTGGGCACATAAACTCATGGAGCGGCCAACAACCCAGGTGATTATTAAGTGGCTAAGTGCCCCTGCACTACAAATGGTTATGAGTGTGACACCTATTGAGAGCAGGTACTCCATTAATAGTGGCTGTATTGTCACTCCAGATCTGAGCAGTGCAGCTGCTACAAGTGGAGAAATTTGGATTTGTTGTGATACCATAACAGGATTTGAACTAAACATTTATAAAACAAATACCATGCAGAAGGTTGCAGACAAATTTGTGAATAATAATCAGGTATGCTGTATAAAGCAGTGTGGTGCACATGTATGGGTACCTAGCTTGGAAGATGGAGTGGTGAGTATCTTTAACCAAAACAGTAAGGACTTGGTCCACACTATTCAGCTTGAAGGAGATACTGTATCTTGCATCACCAATTGTGATCAATTAGTGTATATGGGCACAGTGGAAGGTCACTGCTATGCATATCCCATAGATATACATACTATCACACCATGTTACAAGCATGTATCGGATCACTGCATTGATGGAGTGGTGGTGACTGAAACTTATCTGTGGGCATCAGCTTACAACCAGATTTATTTTTTGAATTCTGAAAGTCTTGAGTTGATAAGTTTTCAGAAGAGACCAAAGAACACAGAAGCTTTAGTTGGTAAGATGATGTTATCAGATAATGAGGATCAGGTGTGGAGTGCTCACCTTGGAGGTGTCATAATGTCATTATGGGATGCTCACCAACGTGTACACTTGTGTGATGTTGATGTGGGTGTTATAGCTGAGGAGAAGTGTCATGTTGGTGATCATAGAGATCAAATAATCACTGCCATGTGTACTGGTCTTGATACTGTATGGATTGGTCTAGCCAGTGGACACATCATTGTGTTTGGTATGAACCCTCCAGGTGAAGTACTGACATATTTCAGACCTTACCACAGTTATGTACGTTTTCTGTCTGCTGTCAACTACCCTGGTTCTTGTGAGAAAGAGAAAAAATTTATGATGTTGAGCGGTGGGAAAATGTACCAACCTGATGACAGCTTTAAGGAATTACCAGATTACCCACGTAAGGACAGAAGGGGTCAACCCGTGGACACTGCTGGGGTTGCTATATTATGGGAAGTTATACCAGCGAAGTATGTACGTCAATTACACTACCTGAGGGATGGTGAGGCATGGTCAAGCTATGATATGCTTAAAAAGGCAATGATAGATACTGGGTTTACAGAGTCATTAAAATACTGTCATCCCACACCAAATAAttcatcaactgctgcagtcCCTCACAATGATACACCAGACAATGGTACAACTGATCATCAACAAGTTGTCAAAGAACAAGACGATGATACTTTATGTGATGGTGCTGCTATTAATGCACACAATAATGTTACTTCACAATCAGAACAACTATCAGCTAACCTTCCCAGTGGTGAACAGCTGACAGTAACATATGAACAACCAGTCGTTGTAAATAGTTCAACTAGCTAG